In one Niveibacterium umoris genomic region, the following are encoded:
- a CDS encoding restriction endonuclease: MTAYPTHSDTAASPLRWILALAAASLALIALTSPAAAHLQVSLRAAGFAVVGGLALFAAALYRRKDRPAAPQDDPELTLLVLDPPKRVPSTANRVSSANIEAPLARRAEKWSPELLATVKGDRFARLCVRYHAARLLTTEPMPMASGRGLAVSGAGLVVHALSHTNEMAGADQIADLIADMSRATVQRGVLMNASGFTEEARSLATAHGITLIDSRLLYLMLRRLPDEAQRDLLAFATGSA; encoded by the coding sequence ATGACCGCCTACCCGACTCATTCCGACACTGCCGCGTCGCCTTTGCGATGGATCCTGGCGCTTGCCGCAGCGTCGCTCGCGCTGATCGCGCTGACCTCGCCAGCGGCTGCGCATCTGCAGGTCTCGCTGCGCGCGGCGGGATTCGCCGTGGTGGGCGGCCTCGCCCTGTTCGCGGCGGCGCTCTACCGGCGCAAGGATCGCCCGGCAGCGCCGCAGGATGACCCCGAGCTGACGCTGCTGGTGCTCGATCCCCCCAAGCGTGTGCCCTCGACCGCAAACCGCGTGTCCTCGGCCAACATCGAAGCGCCGCTTGCGCGGCGCGCCGAGAAGTGGTCGCCGGAGCTACTCGCGACCGTCAAGGGCGATCGTTTCGCCCGCCTGTGCGTGCGTTATCACGCAGCGCGTCTGCTGACTACCGAACCGATGCCGATGGCGAGCGGTCGCGGCCTGGCGGTGAGCGGCGCCGGGCTGGTCGTGCATGCGCTTTCGCACACCAACGAAATGGCTGGCGCCGACCAAATCGCCGACCTGATCGCCGACATGAGTCGCGCTACCGTGCAGCGCGGTGTGCTGATGAACGCCAGCGGCTTCACCGAAGAAGCCCGAAGCCTGGCGACGGCCCACGGCATCACGCTGATCGACAGCCGCCTGCTCTACCTGATGTTGCGCCGCCTGCCGGACGAGGCGCAGCGCGATTTGCTGGCGTTCGCGACCGGAAGCGCCTGA
- a CDS encoding LysR family transcriptional regulator — MPHLSDIQLFIRVSEAGGISVAARQLGLTPATASAALKRLERELGSQLFERSTRSLRLTQAGEDFLRYCVQSTQALEEGMAALRQGRDCVSGEIHLGAPSDLGRDYLDEVLEPFRQQHPQVRIVMHLSDGLHDLYRNPIDLVLRYGLLRDSTLIARKLCDNDRVICAAPGYLERRGRPASVEALAAHNCICFYRNGELYNDWRLFHDGRTREVRVSGDRAADDGALVRKWALLGHGIAYKSRIDIHTDLAAGRLIDLFPDAQYEQVPLFAVYPSRQYQTARLQALLAYLQKVFSQPAPGQTTG; from the coding sequence ATGCCGCATCTGTCCGATATCCAGCTCTTCATCCGCGTCAGCGAGGCCGGCGGGATCAGCGTCGCGGCACGCCAACTCGGTTTGACGCCTGCCACGGCCAGCGCGGCGCTCAAGCGGCTTGAACGCGAACTGGGCAGCCAGCTCTTCGAACGCTCGACCCGTTCGCTGCGGCTCACGCAGGCCGGGGAAGACTTTCTGCGCTACTGCGTGCAATCGACGCAAGCATTGGAAGAGGGCATGGCGGCGCTGCGGCAGGGGCGCGATTGTGTGTCCGGCGAGATCCACCTCGGCGCGCCGTCCGACCTCGGGCGCGACTATCTCGACGAGGTGCTGGAACCCTTCCGCCAGCAGCACCCGCAGGTGCGCATCGTGATGCATCTGTCCGACGGCCTGCACGACCTTTATCGCAATCCGATCGACCTCGTGCTGCGCTATGGACTGCTGCGCGATTCGACGCTGATCGCGCGCAAGCTGTGCGACAACGACCGCGTGATCTGCGCCGCGCCGGGCTACCTCGAGCGCCGGGGGCGGCCCGCCTCGGTGGAGGCGCTTGCCGCGCACAATTGCATCTGCTTCTACCGCAATGGCGAGCTTTACAACGACTGGCGGCTATTCCACGACGGTCGCACGCGCGAAGTGCGTGTCAGCGGCGACCGCGCGGCGGACGATGGTGCGCTGGTGCGCAAATGGGCGTTGCTCGGCCACGGCATCGCCTACAAGTCGCGCATCGACATCCACACCGATCTGGCTGCCGGGCGCCTGATCGATCTCTTCCCGGATGCGCAGTACGAGCAAGTGCCCTTGTTCGCGGTCTACCCCAGCCGCCAGTATCAGACGGCTCGGCTACAGGCGCTGCTGGCCTACCTGCAGAAGGTTTTCTCGCAGCCAGCCCCAGGCCAGACAACAGGCTGA